In a single window of the Luteibacter rhizovicinus DSM 16549 genome:
- the glmU gene encoding bifunctional UDP-N-acetylglucosamine diphosphorylase/glucosamine-1-phosphate N-acetyltransferase GlmU — MTVTPLHVLILAAGEGKRMKSASAKVLMPLAGRPLLSHVIDAARSLAPAGVHVVYGHNGEQVRAAYAADTSLGWIEQRERLGTGHAVRTALEALQAAGKLEGRVLILYGDVPLIRGETLAALAQAGEGLAMLATRLVDPRGYGRVVLDATGSVRHIVEEKDASAAQRAIDLVNTGIVAGDAARLLAWTQRLGNSNAQGEYYLTDVFEMASTEGTPAACVDCDPVEASGANDPWQLAGLEALYRERMARELALAGVRLADPARLDVRGKVTTGRDIDIDVNVILEGEVVLGDGVRIGPFTRIRNVTLAAGTIVLAHCDLDGVVTHGPCTIGPFARLRPGTDLAAGVHIGNFVETKNAVIAEGSKANHLSYLGDTVIGRKVNIGAGTITCNYDGVNKSRTTIGDGVFVGSNSALVAPVTLHDGATIGAGSVITKDAPADALTLSRARQTVIDGWQRPTKKA, encoded by the coding sequence ATGACCGTGACGCCGCTCCATGTCCTGATCCTCGCCGCGGGCGAAGGCAAGCGGATGAAGTCCGCGTCCGCCAAGGTGCTCATGCCATTGGCCGGGCGTCCGCTGCTTTCCCACGTGATCGACGCGGCACGTTCGCTCGCACCTGCCGGCGTCCACGTGGTCTACGGCCACAACGGCGAACAGGTGCGAGCGGCCTATGCCGCGGATACCTCGCTGGGCTGGATCGAACAGCGCGAGCGCCTCGGGACGGGCCACGCCGTGCGCACCGCCCTCGAGGCCTTGCAGGCGGCCGGCAAGCTGGAAGGCCGCGTGCTCATCCTCTACGGCGACGTGCCCCTGATTCGCGGCGAAACGCTGGCGGCGCTCGCCCAGGCGGGCGAAGGCCTGGCCATGCTCGCCACGCGGCTCGTTGATCCACGCGGCTACGGGCGGGTCGTTCTCGACGCGACGGGGAGCGTCCGCCACATCGTCGAGGAAAAGGATGCGAGCGCCGCGCAACGTGCGATCGACCTCGTCAACACCGGCATCGTCGCCGGCGATGCGGCACGCCTGCTTGCGTGGACGCAGCGGCTAGGTAACAGCAACGCCCAGGGCGAGTACTACCTCACCGATGTCTTCGAGATGGCCTCGACCGAAGGCACGCCGGCGGCTTGTGTGGATTGCGACCCGGTGGAAGCATCGGGAGCGAACGATCCCTGGCAGCTCGCCGGTCTCGAAGCCCTCTATCGGGAACGCATGGCGCGGGAGCTCGCGCTGGCAGGCGTACGTCTTGCCGATCCCGCAAGGCTCGACGTGCGCGGCAAGGTCACCACCGGGCGTGACATCGACATCGACGTCAACGTCATCCTCGAAGGCGAGGTGGTGCTGGGCGATGGCGTGCGGATCGGTCCTTTCACGCGGATCCGCAACGTGACGCTCGCGGCCGGCACGATCGTACTCGCGCATTGCGATCTCGATGGCGTGGTGACGCACGGTCCCTGCACGATCGGGCCGTTCGCACGACTGCGTCCGGGGACCGATCTCGCGGCGGGCGTGCACATCGGCAACTTCGTCGAGACCAAGAACGCGGTGATCGCCGAAGGCTCGAAGGCCAACCACCTCAGCTATCTTGGCGACACGGTGATCGGCCGCAAGGTGAACATCGGCGCCGGCACGATCACCTGCAATTACGACGGCGTGAACAAGAGTCGCACGACGATCGGCGATGGCGTTTTCGTCGGTTCGAACAGCGCGCTCGTCGCGCCGGTTACCCTGCACGACGGCGCGACGATCGGTGCCGGCTCGGTGATCACCAAGGATGCGCCGGCGGACGCCCTGACCCTCTCGCGTGCGCGGCAAACCGTCATCGACGGCTGGCAGCGGCCAACGAAGAAGGCCTGA
- a CDS encoding NAD(P)/FAD-dependent oxidoreductase, with translation MDRKPHDAIILGGGLAGLSLAMQLKGEYPDMDIVVLERQARPLPEAAHKVGESTVEIAAHYFADTLGLRDHLESSHIRKFGFRFFFSEGQDDLADVTELGVSAVLPTPSYQIDRGILENYLGDEARRRGIDFRDGVTVKGFDIGAGEEVHTVRATTADGNVDVFHARWLLDASGRAGMIRRKFDFTRDNGHHANAVWFRIDDRLEIDGWCDDAEWKERCHPPERWRSTNHLCGPGYWVWLIPLSSGAHSVGIVADAAMHPIEKMKTFDLAVQWLEEHQPLVARQVIKRRDKLLDFAFFRHFSYSCSRMFSSDRWALTGEAGAFLDPFYSPGSDFIAIANTYITLLIGHDRRGENVAPHARLYERLFFSFYEGTLKMYRGQYNLFGDAEVLPIKVIWDYAYYWGVLCQIVFQKRLGDSAFISRMSDELLAATDLNTKVQAFFQPWHDVSDGRNRKVMLDQRDLAWFADMNSTLHDALDDDTLAQRLRDNVRMMRLLAASIVERAVDDHPSLREVAGDLIEVEGERTELFARVA, from the coding sequence ATGGATCGTAAACCGCACGACGCTATCATTCTGGGAGGAGGCCTTGCCGGTCTCTCGCTCGCCATGCAATTGAAGGGCGAATACCCGGACATGGACATCGTGGTCCTCGAACGGCAGGCGCGCCCGCTGCCCGAGGCTGCGCACAAGGTCGGCGAATCGACCGTGGAAATCGCGGCGCATTACTTCGCCGACACCCTCGGCCTTCGCGACCACCTCGAGAGCTCGCACATCCGCAAGTTCGGTTTCCGGTTCTTCTTCTCCGAGGGACAGGACGATCTCGCCGACGTGACCGAGCTCGGCGTCAGCGCCGTCCTGCCGACGCCGAGCTACCAGATCGATCGCGGGATCCTCGAGAACTATCTTGGTGACGAAGCGCGTCGCCGCGGCATCGATTTTCGCGATGGCGTGACCGTCAAAGGCTTCGACATCGGCGCCGGCGAAGAGGTCCATACCGTCCGCGCCACCACGGCGGATGGCAACGTGGACGTGTTCCATGCGAGATGGCTGCTCGATGCATCCGGGCGTGCCGGCATGATCCGGCGCAAGTTCGACTTCACGCGCGATAACGGCCATCACGCCAACGCCGTCTGGTTCCGCATCGACGATCGGCTGGAGATCGATGGCTGGTGCGACGACGCGGAATGGAAGGAACGTTGCCATCCACCCGAGCGCTGGCGGTCGACCAATCACCTCTGCGGCCCCGGCTACTGGGTTTGGCTGATACCCCTGTCGTCGGGCGCCCACTCGGTCGGCATCGTCGCCGACGCGGCGATGCACCCGATCGAAAAGATGAAGACCTTCGATCTCGCCGTGCAATGGCTGGAGGAACACCAGCCCCTCGTCGCCCGCCAGGTGATCAAGCGTCGCGACAAACTGCTGGATTTTGCCTTCTTCCGTCATTTCTCCTACAGCTGCTCACGCATGTTCTCGTCCGATCGCTGGGCGCTGACCGGCGAAGCCGGCGCCTTTCTCGACCCCTTCTATTCTCCCGGCAGCGATTTCATCGCCATCGCCAACACCTACATCACGCTGTTGATCGGGCATGACCGACGTGGCGAGAACGTGGCGCCGCACGCGCGTCTTTACGAACGGCTGTTCTTCTCGTTCTACGAGGGAACGCTGAAGATGTACCGTGGCCAGTACAACCTCTTTGGCGACGCCGAAGTCCTGCCGATCAAGGTCATCTGGGACTACGCGTATTACTGGGGCGTTCTCTGCCAGATCGTGTTCCAGAAACGGCTCGGCGACAGCGCCTTCATCTCACGGATGAGCGATGAACTCCTTGCCGCCACGGATCTGAATACGAAGGTGCAGGCCTTCTTCCAGCCTTGGCACGACGTGTCGGATGGGCGCAACCGCAAGGTCATGCTCGACCAGCGCGACCTGGCCTGGTTTGCCGACATGAACAGCACGCTGCATGACGCGCTGGACGACGACACCCTGGCGCAACGATTGCGCGACAACGTCCGGATGATGCGCCTGCTCGCGGCAAGCATCGTGGAGCGCGCGGTGGACGATCATCCGTCGCTGCGCGAGGTCGCGGGCGACCTGATCGAGGTGGAAGGCGAGCGGACCGAACTGTTCGCCCGGGTCGCCTGA
- a CDS encoding LolA-related protein: protein MTSGKKLALLTSLLALLPLTSPATPKPEHDDANALIASLNRPAPARTPFAEARFMRVLDKPLVVSGELAWLGGDRLERRVDKPTRETSTIADGEVTQEREGKKPRSFSLKRAPQLKVLLDSFVALLAGDPTRLGDSFNIVLGRDADRWQLTLTPRDAAIAKQIATIHVYGRGNQPRCLRMDEGDGDTSFDLLGELATAMPDAPTREGLIAQCGGAM, encoded by the coding sequence ATGACTTCTGGCAAGAAACTGGCCCTGCTGACGAGCCTGCTGGCGCTGCTGCCGCTCACGTCTCCGGCCACTCCGAAGCCTGAGCACGACGACGCGAATGCGTTGATCGCGAGCCTCAATCGTCCGGCTCCCGCGCGTACCCCGTTCGCCGAAGCGCGTTTCATGCGCGTGCTCGACAAGCCCCTCGTCGTTTCCGGTGAACTGGCGTGGCTCGGTGGCGATCGCCTCGAGCGTCGCGTGGACAAGCCGACCAGGGAGACCTCGACGATCGCCGATGGCGAGGTGACCCAGGAGCGGGAAGGGAAGAAGCCGCGTAGCTTTTCGCTCAAGCGCGCACCGCAGTTGAAGGTGCTGCTGGACAGCTTCGTCGCCCTCCTTGCCGGTGATCCCACCCGTTTAGGTGACTCCTTCAACATCGTGCTCGGCCGCGACGCGGACCGCTGGCAGCTCACGCTGACGCCGCGCGATGCGGCCATCGCGAAACAGATCGCGACCATTCACGTTTATGGCCGGGGCAACCAACCGCGTTGCCTGCGCATGGACGAAGGGGACGGCGACACCTCGTTCGATCTCCTCGGCGAGCTCGCCACGGCGATGCCCGACGCGCCCACCCGCGAAGGTCTCATCGCGCAGTGCGGCGGCGCGATGTGA
- a CDS encoding phosphopantetheine-binding protein, with the protein MATQTEAQKELAELIVTSLNLEAVKPADIDPEAPLFGSDLGLDSIDALEIALAVSKRYGFQLKSDNPDNRTIFTNLRSLSEHIEQHRAAA; encoded by the coding sequence ATGGCAACGCAAACCGAAGCACAGAAAGAACTGGCCGAGCTGATCGTCACGAGTCTCAATCTCGAGGCGGTGAAGCCGGCTGACATCGATCCCGAGGCGCCCCTGTTCGGCAGCGACCTGGGACTGGACTCGATCGACGCGCTCGAAATCGCGCTGGCCGTGTCCAAGCGCTATGGCTTCCAGCTGAAGTCCGACAACCCGGACAACCGCACGATCTTCACCAACCTTCGGTCACTCTCCGAGCACATCGAGCAGCACCGCGCGGCCGCCTGA
- a CDS encoding hydroxymyristoyl-ACP dehydratase, producing the protein MTDTDDLASHVRPLRFDAAHPSFAGHFPGRPIVAGVLLIEQAAEALREWRGKGVRQVIDAKFLAPLLPDENAELELVALAEGRYRFTVRRDADTLLRGTLEATA; encoded by the coding sequence TTGACCGACACCGACGACCTTGCCAGCCACGTCCGCCCGCTGCGTTTCGATGCCGCGCACCCGAGCTTTGCCGGTCACTTTCCCGGCCGGCCGATCGTCGCCGGGGTGCTGCTGATCGAACAGGCCGCCGAGGCGCTGCGTGAATGGCGTGGCAAAGGCGTGCGGCAAGTGATCGACGCGAAGTTTCTCGCACCGCTGCTGCCCGACGAGAACGCCGAGCTGGAACTGGTCGCACTCGCCGAAGGCCGCTACCGCTTCACCGTTCGCCGCGATGCCGACACCTTGCTGCGCGGAACACTGGAAGCGACAGCATGA
- a CDS encoding glycosyltransferase family 2 protein translates to MTASAERCCILIPCLNEEGAIGRVVGEALALGLPVIVVDDGSDDRTPEIVGALPVTLLRHATRRGKGEALRTGFREVLRQGFDAVVTMDGDGQHLASDIPAIVAASRQFPGSIVIGARILDRQQQPPGRRRANAVADWGISCACAQPIADTQSGQRLYPRAVLDLVDIPAEHFVFEAALLITACRERGTRVVSVPIASRYEGDFRVSHFNPVRDVTRITVYTVGRVFHYGNFLASYRRSRSAPTIVGATESREPRTAH, encoded by the coding sequence ATGACCGCGAGTGCCGAACGCTGCTGCATCCTGATCCCCTGCCTCAATGAGGAAGGCGCCATCGGGCGCGTGGTCGGCGAAGCGCTGGCGCTCGGCCTTCCGGTCATCGTCGTCGACGATGGCTCGGACGATCGCACACCCGAGATCGTCGGCGCGCTTCCGGTCACCCTGCTTCGCCATGCGACGCGTCGAGGCAAGGGTGAAGCACTGCGTACCGGCTTCCGCGAAGTGCTTCGCCAGGGCTTCGACGCGGTCGTGACGATGGACGGGGACGGCCAGCATCTGGCTTCCGACATTCCCGCGATCGTCGCCGCGAGCCGGCAGTTTCCCGGCAGCATCGTCATCGGTGCGCGCATCCTCGACCGGCAGCAACAACCGCCGGGACGCCGCCGTGCCAACGCCGTCGCCGATTGGGGTATTTCGTGTGCCTGTGCGCAACCGATCGCGGATACGCAGAGCGGCCAGCGTCTTTATCCGCGCGCCGTGCTCGACCTGGTCGACATCCCCGCCGAGCACTTCGTTTTCGAAGCCGCCCTGCTGATCACCGCCTGCCGCGAACGCGGTACGCGCGTGGTGTCGGTACCGATCGCATCGCGCTACGAGGGCGATTTCAGGGTCAGTCATTTCAACCCCGTACGCGATGTCACCCGGATCACGGTCTACACCGTCGGCCGGGTCTTTCACTATGGCAACTTCCTGGCTAGCTATCGACGCTCACGCTCGGCACCGACCATCGTCGGCGCCACCGAATCGCGTGAGCCACGCACCGCACACTGA
- a CDS encoding phosphotransferase, producing MLAKTDFIDLIPHAGDMCLLDGVVAWDDTTIHAMSRGHVLATHPLCGEQGLHAVHLAEYGAQAMAVHGALRARKQGATEPRPGMLVSLRGVKLAVQRIDELEGVLDVYAECLIADANGAQYLFRVAHNDKEIASGRAAVIHPSVHQGDMMAGPEGPAKGD from the coding sequence ATGCTCGCCAAGACTGATTTCATCGACCTCATTCCCCACGCGGGTGACATGTGCCTGCTCGACGGCGTGGTCGCCTGGGATGACACGACGATTCACGCGATGAGCCGCGGTCACGTGCTCGCCACGCATCCGTTGTGCGGCGAGCAGGGGTTGCACGCCGTGCATCTTGCCGAATATGGCGCTCAGGCCATGGCCGTGCATGGGGCCCTGCGCGCGCGTAAGCAGGGTGCGACGGAGCCGCGGCCAGGCATGCTGGTAAGCCTGCGTGGTGTGAAGCTCGCCGTGCAGCGCATCGATGAACTGGAGGGCGTGCTCGACGTCTACGCCGAGTGCCTGATCGCGGACGCTAACGGAGCGCAGTATCTGTTTCGCGTAGCGCACAACGACAAAGAAATTGCCTCCGGACGCGCAGCCGTGATTCACCCGAGCGTGCATCAGGGCGACATGATGGCCGGCCCGGAGGGTCCTGCGAAAGGGGACTGA
- a CDS encoding MMPL family transporter, producing MTKARVGILIVWLGALVLLGWLAVTHLRISTDLRSFMPAPTTPDQQLLMDQVGEGPGSRLLLVAIDGGDEADKAALSRGLAAALRKDAAFTQVVNGDFDMGMLDARLLPYRYLLSPTLDDTAMDETFLADQLQQRLDDLGSPAASVLKGLLPRDPTLEVLKLAERWTPAHSPDVRDGVWFSSRGEALLLAQTRGAGFDPGAQGEAIDRLRAAFSALPHHESSHLTLSGPGYFTVTVNAQTRHEADWIGGISMVGFVILMLAAYRSFASLLFGALPVATGALAGVAMMLLFFPEVHGITLAFGFTLLGVAQEYPIRLLSHRRAGESAVASVRGLWPLLLTAIASACIAYLAFYASGVGGLKQLAVFTIAGLLAAGFSTRYVLPYLLPAQARDIADTPGLGRFRRWLDALPRPRWLPVPVVAAIVAMLAFAPGPFWQNDLSALTPLPRDLLLTDARLRGELGAPDVRYLLIMQAPTADGVLSASTRLEPVMRDLVAKKVLDGFELPSIYLPDLATQRARQAHLPDRPALDAALDRALQGMPFRKDLFVPFLDDVETARTAPLLTPDVFARSPLGQRLAAMLVQRGDHWVGLSTLSGVHDPTAIDRAVAAVGAEARLLDLKASSESLVAEYRTRILHAVLAAAGLLLVTITLALRSLRRAWHVLAPMTLATFLVLAVERLAGIPVSLFHLVALILAAGLGLHYALFFERDTNDPAEQRRTLHATVVCVISALLVFGMLAWSSIPVLRAIGLTVALGVAFHFCLSILMAPHARQD from the coding sequence GTGACGAAAGCCCGCGTCGGTATTCTCATCGTCTGGCTGGGCGCCCTGGTCTTGCTGGGCTGGCTCGCGGTCACGCACCTACGGATCAGTACCGACCTGCGTAGCTTCATGCCGGCACCGACCACGCCGGATCAGCAGTTGCTGATGGATCAGGTGGGCGAGGGCCCCGGGTCGCGTCTTCTCCTGGTCGCTATCGACGGTGGCGACGAAGCCGACAAGGCCGCCCTGAGTCGCGGCCTTGCTGCCGCCCTGCGCAAGGACGCCGCCTTTACCCAAGTAGTGAACGGCGACTTCGACATGGGCATGCTCGATGCGCGCCTCCTGCCCTATCGCTACCTGCTCTCCCCGACGCTCGATGACACGGCCATGGACGAGACCTTCCTGGCCGACCAGTTGCAGCAGCGCCTCGACGACCTTGGCTCACCGGCAGCCAGCGTGCTCAAGGGTCTGCTGCCACGCGATCCCACACTCGAAGTGCTGAAACTCGCCGAGCGCTGGACCCCCGCGCACTCGCCGGACGTGCGCGACGGCGTCTGGTTCTCCTCGCGAGGCGAAGCCTTGTTGCTGGCGCAAACGCGTGGCGCCGGCTTCGATCCCGGCGCGCAGGGCGAGGCCATCGATCGTCTTCGCGCCGCCTTCTCCGCCCTGCCGCACCACGAGAGCTCGCACCTCACGCTCAGTGGGCCCGGCTATTTCACCGTGACCGTGAATGCACAGACCCGCCATGAGGCCGACTGGATCGGCGGCATCTCGATGGTGGGCTTCGTCATCCTGATGCTCGCCGCGTATCGAAGTTTCGCCAGCCTTCTGTTCGGCGCGCTACCCGTCGCTACCGGTGCGCTCGCCGGTGTGGCGATGATGTTGCTGTTCTTTCCGGAGGTCCACGGCATCACGCTGGCGTTCGGCTTCACCTTGCTTGGCGTGGCGCAGGAATATCCCATCCGTCTGCTGAGCCATCGTCGCGCAGGGGAGTCGGCTGTCGCGAGCGTGCGCGGCCTGTGGCCGCTGCTGCTCACGGCGATCGCCTCGGCTTGCATCGCCTACCTCGCTTTCTATGCCTCAGGCGTCGGCGGCCTGAAGCAGCTGGCCGTGTTCACCATCGCGGGCCTGCTTGCCGCGGGCTTCAGCACTCGCTATGTACTGCCCTATCTCCTGCCGGCGCAGGCGCGCGATATCGCCGACACGCCGGGCCTCGGTCGCTTCCGCCGCTGGCTTGACGCCTTGCCCCGGCCACGCTGGCTGCCCGTGCCCGTCGTCGCGGCCATTGTCGCCATGCTCGCCTTCGCCCCGGGTCCGTTCTGGCAGAACGATCTATCGGCACTGACACCGCTGCCGCGCGATCTGCTCCTGACGGATGCGCGGCTACGTGGGGAGCTGGGTGCGCCGGATGTGCGCTACCTGCTTATCATGCAGGCGCCGACCGCCGACGGCGTGCTCAGTGCGTCGACGCGGCTCGAGCCGGTGATGCGTGATCTCGTTGCGAAGAAAGTGCTCGACGGTTTCGAGCTGCCCTCGATCTACCTGCCGGATCTGGCGACACAACGCGCCAGGCAGGCGCACCTGCCGGACCGTCCTGCGTTGGACGCTGCGCTCGATCGCGCGTTGCAGGGCATGCCGTTTCGCAAGGACCTGTTCGTGCCCTTCCTCGACGATGTCGAGACGGCCCGCACGGCGCCCCTGCTCACGCCGGATGTCTTCGCACGTTCGCCGCTCGGCCAGCGTCTCGCCGCGATGCTGGTACAGCGCGGCGATCACTGGGTGGGCTTGTCGACACTCAGCGGGGTGCACGATCCCACCGCCATCGACCGTGCCGTAGCCGCCGTCGGCGCCGAGGCGCGCCTGCTCGATCTCAAGGCATCGTCCGAGTCGCTGGTGGCCGAGTACCGCACGCGAATCCTGCACGCCGTGCTGGCGGCTGCCGGGCTACTACTCGTCACCATCACGCTAGCCCTGCGCAGCCTGCGACGTGCATGGCATGTCCTGGCGCCGATGACGCTGGCGACCTTCCTCGTCCTCGCCGTCGAGCGCCTGGCCGGCATTCCGGTGTCGCTCTTTCATCTCGTGGCGCTGATTCTTGCCGCCGGCCTCGGCCTGCACTACGCGCTGTTCTTCGAGCGCGACACGAACGACCCGGCCGAACAACGGCGTACCCTGCATGCCACCGTGGTCTGCGTGATCTCCGCATTACTGGTGTTCGGTATGCTCGCGTGGTCGTCGATTCCGGTGCTCCGCGCGATCGGCCTGACCGTCGCGCTCGGCGTCGCCTTTCATTTCTGCCTCTCGATCCTCATGGCACCCCATGCTCGCCAAGACTGA
- a CDS encoding pteridine-dependent deoxygenase: MPPGSEMRERSPLIGPPAPTVTYRVNAGAPSTGTLAAFGFGRDADHHDDPRWLRVALEPLGPGVDEVWEVDAEVAFGRDGDLRWSRGGGWLFAAVECREADHGGTEAAADYAYGLLSRFVANSDERHVQRIWNYLAAINDGSGDDERYKHFCTGRIRGMGDVFAQGFPAATAIGHHADPGLLQVYLLATDRPGTRVENPRQVSAWRYPRQYGRTPPSFARATLFPADDVLAISGTAAVVGHASAHAGDIAAQLGETLRNLDTLLEAGGLPAGFDRLAPLKVYVRHARDEPVIRAFAARHLPDAPLLLVHGDICRAELLVEIDGWRYRA, from the coding sequence ATGCCCCCAGGCAGTGAAATGCGCGAGCGCTCGCCGCTCATCGGTCCCCCCGCGCCCACCGTGACCTACCGGGTCAACGCAGGCGCGCCATCCACCGGTACCCTGGCCGCCTTCGGCTTCGGCCGCGACGCCGACCATCACGACGATCCGCGCTGGCTGCGTGTCGCCCTGGAGCCGTTGGGCCCCGGCGTCGACGAAGTCTGGGAAGTCGACGCCGAGGTCGCGTTTGGACGGGACGGCGACCTGCGCTGGTCGCGGGGCGGCGGCTGGCTGTTCGCCGCGGTGGAGTGTCGGGAAGCCGATCACGGCGGCACGGAGGCCGCAGCGGATTACGCCTACGGCCTGCTCTCGCGCTTCGTGGCGAACAGCGACGAACGGCATGTGCAGCGCATCTGGAATTACCTGGCTGCCATCAACGATGGCAGCGGCGACGACGAGCGCTACAAGCACTTCTGCACGGGACGCATCCGCGGCATGGGCGACGTCTTCGCCCAGGGGTTTCCGGCGGCGACGGCCATCGGCCACCACGCCGATCCCGGCCTGCTGCAGGTGTACCTGCTCGCCACGGATCGACCCGGGACACGGGTGGAGAACCCGCGCCAGGTCAGCGCCTGGCGCTATCCGCGGCAGTACGGCCGCACGCCGCCGAGCTTCGCGCGCGCGACCCTGTTTCCCGCCGACGACGTCCTGGCGATTTCGGGAACGGCCGCGGTCGTCGGCCACGCGTCGGCGCATGCCGGCGATATCGCCGCGCAGCTCGGCGAGACCTTGCGCAACCTCGACACCTTGCTCGAGGCCGGTGGCCTTCCGGCGGGGTTCGATCGCCTGGCGCCGCTGAAGGTCTACGTGCGACACGCGCGGGACGAACCGGTGATTCGCGCCTTCGCCGCACGGCATCTGCCCGATGCACCGTTACTGCTGGTGCACGGCGATATCTGCCGTGCGGAGCTTCTCGTCGAAATCGACGGCTGGCGTTACCGGGCCTGA
- a CDS encoding acyltransferase produces the protein MSHWKQREGGGMFAIWVIRTIALRLGRPVARLLLYPIAFYFFLRRAEERDSSRRYLARVLNRPVTSWDVFHLIHMFAATLLDRLFFLARGERDFVVDVEGLAILDRYLDARQGVLLIGSHQGSFEALRALSGRRPDVPLRVVLDKQKTPALTAVLEALAPDVGAAVIDAAHGGTSVALAMAESAAQGAMVALLADRGHQNEAMRMVSFLGTPAPFPAGPWLLASALKIPVVLCMGIYLGGNRYKLIFEAFSDGIDIPRANRKPELDAVIGRYAARLEHYARVYPFNWFNFYDFWQETGPADEPAGAAAAHVSGHSEA, from the coding sequence ATGAGCCACTGGAAGCAGCGCGAAGGCGGCGGCATGTTCGCCATCTGGGTGATCCGGACGATTGCCCTGCGGCTCGGGCGGCCCGTGGCGAGGCTACTGCTTTACCCGATCGCCTTCTATTTTTTCCTGCGCCGTGCCGAGGAGCGGGACTCGTCGCGCCGCTACCTGGCGCGCGTCCTGAATCGTCCGGTCACCTCGTGGGATGTGTTCCATCTCATCCACATGTTCGCGGCGACCCTGCTCGATCGCCTGTTCTTCCTCGCTCGTGGCGAACGCGATTTCGTCGTCGATGTCGAAGGGCTCGCTATCCTCGATCGCTATCTCGACGCACGCCAGGGTGTCCTCCTGATCGGTTCGCACCAGGGTAGCTTCGAGGCGCTTCGCGCACTCAGCGGCCGGCGCCCCGACGTGCCCTTGCGCGTGGTGCTCGACAAGCAGAAGACCCCGGCGCTGACCGCCGTGCTCGAGGCCCTGGCACCCGATGTCGGTGCCGCCGTGATCGATGCGGCCCATGGGGGAACCTCGGTCGCCCTGGCCATGGCCGAAAGTGCGGCACAGGGCGCCATGGTCGCCTTGCTGGCAGATCGCGGCCACCAGAACGAGGCCATGCGCATGGTCTCGTTCCTGGGTACGCCCGCCCCATTCCCCGCGGGCCCGTGGCTGCTGGCGTCGGCGCTGAAGATTCCCGTCGTGCTGTGCATGGGCATCTACCTCGGTGGCAACCGCTACAAGCTGATCTTCGAAGCGTTCTCCGACGGTATCGATATTCCGCGTGCGAACCGCAAGCCGGAACTCGACGCCGTGATCGGGCGTTACGCCGCCCGTCTGGAGCACTACGCGCGCGTCTATCCCTTCAACTGGTTCAATTTCTATGACTTCTGGCAAGAAACTGGCCCTGCTGACGAGCCTGCTGGCGCTGCTGCCGCTCACGTCTCCGGCCACTCCGAAGCCTGA